A part of Aquibium oceanicum genomic DNA contains:
- a CDS encoding GNAT family N-acetyltransferase, producing the protein MTGQEIQFEETLKGGRYFVPMPNGEDSRLTFVRVSQDRVIADHTFVPVPYREQGIAERMVERLIADARAGGYTITPTCWFVADEFKRHTPEWDDVLAR; encoded by the coding sequence ATGACCGGACAGGAAATCCAGTTCGAGGAGACGCTGAAAGGCGGCCGCTACTTCGTCCCCATGCCGAACGGCGAGGATTCGCGGCTCACCTTCGTGCGGGTGAGCCAAGACCGCGTCATCGCGGATCATACCTTCGTGCCGGTGCCCTATCGCGAGCAGGGGATCGCGGAACGGATGGTCGAGCGGCTCATCGCCGACGCGCGCGCCGGCGGCTACACGATCACGCCGACCTGCTGGTTCGTCGCCGACGAGTTCAAGCGTCACACCCCGGAATGGGACGACGTGCTGGCGCGCTGA
- a CDS encoding GNAT family N-acetyltransferase, with translation MTDAPIAIEHEDNGSKGRYFLRAPDGSIAETTYSNVGQHQLIIDHTEVPDSFRGQGAGLRLVTRAVEDARAAGKKIIPLCPFANAQFKKHPEWADVLKR, from the coding sequence ATGACCGACGCACCCATCGCCATCGAGCACGAGGACAATGGCTCCAAGGGCCGCTACTTCCTGCGCGCACCCGACGGTTCCATTGCCGAGACGACCTATTCCAATGTCGGCCAGCACCAGTTGATCATCGATCACACCGAAGTGCCGGACTCCTTCCGAGGGCAGGGGGCCGGCCTGCGGCTGGTCACCCGCGCCGTGGAAGATGCCCGCGCTGCCGGAAAGAAGATCATCCCGCTCTGCCCCTTCGCGAACGCGCAGTTCAAGAAGCATCCCGAATGGGCAGACGTCCTCAAGAGGTGA
- a CDS encoding phytoene desaturase family protein produces the protein MTSSEATKWDTIVIGGGHNGLACAAALGRSGRKVLVLEAADAPGGGACTHEFAPGFRVSGLAHIVNRLHPEMVKGLDLARHGLAFESGPGASSTALSPDGNPLTLSGAYGETLEGAVDGTEKAAWSELRALLFRQARILKPFLSRRPPDLASMNLSQASALGSAALSLRRLGKEDMREFLRMMLMNVADVLDEHLADDRLKGLVAFDATLGAHLGPRSPTSLLGLYYRLAGETGGVPGAQAMPKGGMGAVVAAIASAAGAAGCTVRCGADVRRIIVENHRAAGVILEDGEEIRARTVVSAINPRTTFIDLVGARHVGTGFVRALNNVRMKGDAAKLHLALDRPPKIAGVSPEAMRGRLVIAPSVDHVERAFNPCKYGEFSPEPVMEITLPSLTDASLAPSGACVLSAVVQYAPYALKEGWETGKPKFQAAILDVLERYSPGIGKTVRHAELLTPADIEARFRMPGGHWHHGELQVDQMLMNRPVHGADGYDTPLEGLFLAGAGSHPGGGISGAPGWNAAKRIIEMRV, from the coding sequence ATGACGTCATCTGAGGCGACGAAGTGGGACACGATCGTCATCGGCGGCGGCCATAACGGCCTCGCCTGCGCCGCGGCACTCGGCCGCAGCGGCCGCAAGGTGCTGGTTCTGGAGGCGGCGGACGCACCGGGAGGCGGCGCCTGCACGCACGAATTCGCGCCCGGCTTCCGCGTCTCCGGGCTGGCGCATATCGTCAACCGGCTGCACCCGGAAATGGTGAAGGGTCTCGACCTAGCCCGGCACGGTCTCGCTTTCGAGAGCGGCCCCGGCGCGTCGTCAACGGCACTTTCGCCGGACGGCAATCCGCTGACGCTTTCCGGCGCCTATGGCGAGACGCTGGAGGGCGCGGTGGACGGCACGGAAAAGGCGGCATGGTCCGAACTGCGGGCGCTGCTCTTCCGCCAGGCCAGAATCCTGAAGCCGTTTTTGTCGCGCCGCCCGCCGGATCTCGCCTCCATGAACCTGTCGCAGGCGTCCGCGCTCGGCTCCGCCGCGCTGTCGCTGCGCCGTCTCGGCAAGGAGGACATGCGCGAGTTCCTGCGCATGATGCTGATGAACGTCGCGGACGTTCTCGACGAACACCTCGCCGACGACCGGTTGAAGGGACTGGTCGCCTTCGACGCGACGCTCGGCGCGCATCTGGGGCCACGTTCGCCGACCTCACTGCTCGGACTCTATTACCGACTGGCAGGGGAGACGGGAGGTGTCCCCGGCGCACAAGCGATGCCGAAGGGCGGGATGGGCGCGGTTGTCGCGGCGATCGCCAGCGCGGCGGGTGCCGCGGGCTGCACCGTGCGCTGCGGCGCCGACGTGCGGCGGATCATCGTCGAGAACCATCGGGCAGCAGGCGTGATCCTCGAAGACGGCGAGGAGATCCGCGCCCGCACGGTGGTTTCTGCCATCAATCCGCGTACGACGTTCATCGATCTCGTCGGCGCGCGCCATGTCGGCACCGGCTTCGTGCGCGCGCTTAACAACGTCCGGATGAAGGGGGACGCGGCCAAGCTGCATCTGGCGCTGGACCGGCCGCCCAAGATTGCCGGCGTGAGCCCGGAGGCGATGCGCGGGCGACTGGTGATCGCGCCGTCGGTCGACCACGTCGAACGCGCCTTCAATCCGTGCAAGTATGGTGAATTCTCGCCCGAGCCGGTGATGGAGATCACCCTGCCGAGCCTGACCGACGCCTCGCTCGCGCCAAGCGGCGCCTGCGTGCTTTCGGCGGTGGTGCAGTATGCGCCGTATGCCTTGAAGGAGGGGTGGGAAACGGGCAAGCCGAAGTTCCAGGCGGCGATCCTCGATGTGCTGGAGCGATACTCGCCCGGCATTGGCAAGACCGTTCGCCACGCCGAACTCCTGACCCCGGCCGACATCGAGGCGCGGTTCCGCATGCCGGGCGGGCACTGGCACCACGGCGAGTTGCAGGTCGACCAGATGCTGATGAACCGGCCGGTGCACGGCGCCGACGGCTACGACACGCCGCTGGAGGGGCTGTTCCTTGCCGGCGCTGGCTCACATCCGGGCGGCGGCATCTCCGGCGCGCCGGGATGGAACGCGGCCAAGCGTATCATCGAGATGCGGGTGTGA
- a CDS encoding dipeptidase: protein MTERELIPVFDGHNDVLLKLMTLGGAEPERMFLDGTPKGHIDLPRARQGGFAGGFFAIFPPPVGRSMDISGPPPGAGRNAGLPAELSQADATQSTLAMASILFRLERASEGALTICRSAADIRLAMERNSIAAVFHIEGAEAIDPDLQMLDVLHAAGLRSIGPVWSRRNIFGEGVPFRFPSSPDTGDGLTDAGKALVKACNRRRILVDLSHLNEKGFRDVAAITDVPLVATHSNVHAICASARNLTDWQLGAIRESRGMVGLNFATGFLREDGRMVSNTGLVIMLRHIDALLEALGEDGVGLGSDFDGALVSASIRDVTGLPRLIDAMLEHGYGRELVEKIAWRNWVGMLERTIG, encoded by the coding sequence ATGACAGAACGCGAGCTCATACCGGTCTTCGACGGCCACAACGACGTGCTGCTTAAGCTCATGACTTTGGGCGGGGCGGAGCCGGAACGCATGTTCCTCGACGGCACGCCCAAAGGCCATATCGACCTGCCGCGCGCGCGACAGGGCGGCTTCGCCGGCGGGTTCTTCGCCATCTTCCCACCGCCCGTCGGCCGGTCCATGGACATTTCAGGGCCGCCTCCGGGCGCCGGCAGGAACGCCGGCCTGCCCGCCGAACTCTCCCAGGCCGACGCGACGCAATCGACGCTCGCCATGGCCTCGATCCTCTTTCGGCTGGAACGGGCCTCCGAAGGGGCGCTGACGATCTGCCGGAGCGCGGCCGACATCCGCTTGGCCATGGAGCGGAACTCCATCGCCGCGGTGTTCCACATCGAGGGTGCGGAAGCCATCGATCCCGATCTTCAGATGCTGGACGTGCTTCACGCCGCCGGGCTGCGCTCGATCGGCCCGGTCTGGAGCCGCCGCAACATCTTCGGCGAAGGCGTCCCCTTCCGCTTTCCATCCTCCCCCGACACCGGTGACGGGCTGACCGACGCCGGCAAGGCGCTGGTCAAGGCCTGCAACCGGCGGAGGATCCTCGTGGACCTGTCCCACCTCAACGAGAAGGGCTTCCGCGACGTTGCTGCCATCACCGACGTCCCGCTGGTCGCCACCCACTCCAACGTCCACGCCATCTGCGCCTCCGCGCGCAACCTGACCGACTGGCAGCTCGGCGCGATCCGCGAAAGCCGCGGCATGGTTGGCCTCAACTTCGCCACCGGCTTCCTGCGCGAGGACGGCCGCATGGTCTCCAACACCGGCCTGGTCATCATGCTGCGCCACATCGACGCCCTGCTTGAAGCGCTCGGCGAGGACGGCGTCGGCCTCGGCTCCGACTTCGACGGCGCCCTCGTTTCCGCCTCGATCCGAGACGTCACCGGCTTGCCGAGGCTGATCGACGCCATGCTGGAGCACGGCTACGGCCGCGAGCTGGTCGAAAAGATCGCCTGGCGGAACTGGGTGGGAATGCTGGAGCGGACGATCGGGTGA
- a CDS encoding aminomethyltransferase family protein encodes MIAIEESATAARIARQDHWRTLRRETPFHPRLAALAHTNDWYNWAGCKAPHSLWDEELEYFAIRSQSALFDISPMVKYRIEGPEAEACLERVMVRNVGKLKPGRVHYTCWCDDEGHVLDDGTLFRLSETRFRLCCQERHLPWLLDSAAGFDVTVADETDEVAGLALQGPTSCALLRDAGFEGIERLKAFDIAEFAHEGGAVTISRTGFTGDLGYELFVDAAAALSLWDRLWEAGRLRGLRAIGYAALNRARIEAGFIVANADFVTAEHAVRQDRVRMPDEIGLGWMVDAEKPFFNGRRAILDARRKGTLKHILLGLEVEGNVPAEHAIVYHGKKKEAGLVSAAIWSPLAKRNIAIASLTRPYGDTRNDDLWVEIYAMREQQYIKMMKRAKVVPRPFFKLDRRTATPPADF; translated from the coding sequence ATGATCGCGATCGAAGAAAGCGCCACCGCGGCCCGCATCGCACGCCAGGATCACTGGCGGACCTTGCGCCGCGAGACGCCGTTCCACCCGCGGCTGGCCGCACTCGCCCACACCAACGACTGGTACAACTGGGCCGGCTGCAAGGCGCCGCACTCGCTGTGGGACGAGGAGCTCGAATACTTCGCCATCCGCAGCCAATCGGCGCTGTTCGACATCTCGCCGATGGTCAAGTACCGCATCGAAGGACCGGAGGCCGAGGCCTGCCTGGAACGGGTGATGGTGCGGAACGTGGGCAAGCTCAAGCCCGGCCGCGTGCATTACACCTGCTGGTGCGACGACGAGGGGCACGTGCTCGATGACGGCACGCTGTTCCGCCTCTCCGAAACGCGGTTCCGGCTCTGCTGCCAGGAGCGGCACCTGCCCTGGTTGCTCGACAGCGCGGCCGGCTTCGACGTCACGGTCGCGGATGAGACGGACGAGGTCGCCGGGCTGGCGCTGCAAGGTCCGACCTCCTGTGCCCTGCTGCGCGACGCCGGCTTCGAAGGCATCGAGCGGTTGAAGGCGTTCGACATCGCCGAGTTCGCGCATGAGGGCGGCGCGGTGACGATCTCGCGGACCGGCTTCACCGGCGATCTCGGCTACGAGCTCTTCGTGGATGCCGCAGCGGCGCTTTCTCTGTGGGACCGCCTGTGGGAAGCCGGGCGGCTGCGCGGTCTGCGCGCCATCGGCTACGCTGCACTGAACCGGGCGCGGATCGAGGCAGGTTTCATCGTCGCCAATGCCGACTTCGTGACTGCCGAGCACGCGGTGCGCCAGGATCGCGTGCGCATGCCCGACGAGATCGGACTCGGGTGGATGGTGGACGCGGAAAAGCCCTTCTTCAACGGCCGGCGCGCCATTCTCGATGCGCGGCGGAAGGGTACGCTGAAGCACATCCTGCTGGGGCTGGAGGTCGAGGGCAACGTGCCGGCCGAGCACGCGATCGTCTATCACGGGAAGAAGAAGGAGGCGGGGCTCGTCTCGGCCGCGATCTGGTCACCGCTCGCCAAGCGCAACATCGCCATCGCCAGCCTGACGCGCCCATACGGCGACACTCGCAACGACGATCTCTGGGTAGAGATCTATGCCATGCGCGAGCAGCAATACATCAAGATGATGAAGCGGGCGAAGGTGGTGCCGCGCCCGTTCTTCAAGCTCGACCGGCGCACGGCCACACCGCCCGCGGATTTCTGA
- a CDS encoding alpha/beta hydrolase — protein MSKDIYIHRLEPGEPGRPLVFAFHGTGGGEDQLLAMAWDLVPGGTIVSPRGDVSEHGAARFFRRTGEGVYDMDDLARATAKMIGFVEAHAADTGSGQVLGIGYSNGANILATTMFARPDLFDAVVLMHPLIPFQPRIEGSLKGKRILITAGRHDPICPPNLTARLESWLIAAEADVTLDWHSGGHEVRPGELSAAKAFLAGSTPTQAQGEQA, from the coding sequence ATGTCGAAAGACATCTACATCCACCGTTTAGAACCCGGGGAGCCCGGCCGCCCGCTCGTCTTCGCCTTCCACGGCACCGGCGGCGGCGAAGACCAGCTTCTGGCGATGGCGTGGGATCTCGTACCTGGCGGGACGATCGTCTCGCCGCGCGGAGACGTTTCCGAGCACGGCGCCGCCCGCTTCTTCCGCCGCACCGGGGAGGGCGTCTACGACATGGACGACCTCGCCCGCGCGACCGCCAAGATGATCGGCTTCGTCGAGGCGCACGCAGCCGACACCGGGTCTGGCCAGGTGCTCGGCATCGGCTATTCCAACGGCGCGAACATCCTCGCCACCACGATGTTCGCTCGCCCCGACCTCTTCGACGCTGTTGTTCTGATGCATCCGCTCATCCCGTTCCAGCCGCGGATCGAAGGTTCGCTCAAGGGAAAGCGCATCCTCATCACGGCCGGGCGGCACGATCCTATCTGCCCGCCGAACCTGACGGCGCGGCTGGAATCCTGGCTGATCGCGGCGGAAGCCGACGTGACGCTAGACTGGCATTCGGGCGGCCATGAAGTCCGTCCCGGGGAACTTTCCGCAGCGAAGGCCTTTCTGGCCGGGAGCACGCCGACACAGGCGCAAGGAGAACAGGCATGA